From a single Macrobrachium rosenbergii isolate ZJJX-2024 chromosome 59, ASM4041242v1, whole genome shotgun sequence genomic region:
- the LOC136837390 gene encoding endoribonuclease CG2145-like — protein MKAHFLLLCLLLEGMASEQLRGIPRLKDVTKRNRLEDRRRESCNDTTLDFSAVAETLIQLDVGGISLAINPKKSCSSRTDPYEEPLLVSQKSRLKDRDTVKELKKLLDEDLTKGQRHQDAFLKAIVNTEVMQCLEDYLTAKAGRNIVLRDVLDKYWFTKYPRGSTYSTGFGHVFQGEVKRRKVSGLHNWESLQKKGYRFCFKKFLELDHKGYVVETILKGNQLKTVFVETTPELEMALYTLCFSFRKSQKEHKCFLQERNFYITTFKNMQKEAIETAYPEIEFEGRERHSHRRRPRH, from the exons ATGAAAGCCCACTTTCTCCTCCTTTGCCTCCTTCTCGAGG GAATGGCTTCAGAGCAGTTGAGAGGCATTCCTCGCTTGAAGGATGTGACAAAAAGAAATCGACTTGAGGACAGGAGACGAGAAAGTTGCAACGACACGACGCTGGATTTTTCTGCCGTCGCCGAGACGCTCATTCAACTGGACGTGGGAGGGATCAGTCTCGCCATCAACCCTAAGAAGTCTTGTTCTTCCCGTACTGATCCCTACGAAGAACC GCTGCTTGTTTCTCAAAAATCACGACTCAAGGACAGAGATACAGTGAAAGAGCTAAAAAAACTGTTGGATGAAGACCTGACAAAGGGCCAGAGGCATCAAGATGCATTCCTTAAAGCCATCGTGAACACGGAGGTCATGCAATGTTTGGAAGATTACCTCACTGCAAAAG ctGGTAGGAACATAGTTCTGAGGGATGTCCTTGACAAATACTGGTTTACCAAGTACCCGAGAGGCAGTACATACTCGACAGGATTTGGACATGTATTTCAGGGGGAGGTGAAACGCAGAAAGGTGTCAGGATTACACAACTGGGAATCATTACAGAAGAAAGGTTACCGATTTTGCTTCAAGAAGTTTCTCGAATTGGATCACAAG GGCTACGTTGTCGAGACGATCCTCAAGGGAAACCAACTCAAGACCGTCTTTGTCGAAACCACACCTGAGCTGGAGATGGCCCTCTACACTCTCTGCTTCAGCTTCAGGAAGTCCCAGAAGGAACACAAGTGTTTCCTGCAGGAGAGAAACTTCTATATCACTACATTCAAGAACATGCAAAAAGAAGCCATTGAAACAGCTTACCCAGAGATAGAATTCGAAGGCAGAGAAAGGCATTCTCACAGACGCAGACCACGCCACTAA